The segment GTGATGCCCCACTCGCACACCCGGTACGTCGGTGATGGCGTTGTACACGCCCGGGGTACCTGAACCGATAGTGATGCCAAGCTCTCGGATACGCATGGTGCTGTTCTCGTCGTTCGATTAAGTGCCCCCAGTTTAGGAACCCGGCAGGCACTTGACGATAACCCCCATTCACTACCCCAGAGGGGTTACTTGTCCGACTTGATACTGGTCCAGACCCGGGTGCGCACCCGTTCCATTTTCTGCGGCAGCGGCTGCACCACATACAGGGATTCCAACGCCTCGCTGGTTGGGGTCAGGTTCGGATTGGCGGTGATGTCCTTGTTGATCAGCGCCAGGGAGTCCTTGTTGGCATTGGGGTAGCCAAGGAAATCACTGATCCCGGCAATGACCTTGGGCTCCAGCAGGTGGTTAAGGAACTCGTGGGCCTCTTCGACATTTTTCGCGCTTTTAGGGATGGCGAAGGTGTCAAACCAGATCGGCGCGCCCTCTTTGGGCAAGCGCCAGTCGACCACGACACCGTTACCCGACTCTTTGGCGCGATTGCCGAACTGGTAGAAACTGCCCGAATAACCGATGGCCACGCAGATGTCGCCATTGGCGATATCGGTCATGTACTTGGCCGAGTTGAAGTAGGTCACGTAGGGGCGGATCTTGAGCATCAGCTCCTTGGCTTTTTCATAATCGGCCGGGTTCTGGCTGTTGGGGTCCAGTCCCAGATAATGCAGCGCCAACGGCAGGATTTCCGAGGGTGAATCGAGCATCGCCACGCCGCAGGATTTCAGCTTGGCCATGTTTTCGGGCTTGAACACCAGATCCCAGCTGTCCACCGGTGCATTCTCGCCCAGCGCGGCCTTGACCTTGGCCGGGTTGAAGCCGATCAGCACCGTGCCGTACATGTAAGGCACCGCGTACTGGTTGCCAGGGTCATTGGTGTCCAGCAACTTGAGCAGGGCCGGGTCCTGGTGCTGCCAGTTGGGCAGCTTGGACTTGTCCAGTTTCTGAAACACTCCCGCCTTGATCTGGGTATCGAGAAACTGATTGGACGGCACCACCAGGTCATACCCCGAGTTGCCGGTCAGCAGCTTGGCTTCAAGGGCTTCATTGGTGTCGAAAGAATCCCAGGTCACCTTGATGCCCGTCTGTTTGGCGAAGTCCTTGGGAACGGACGGCAGGATATAGTCCGCCCAGTTGTAAACCCGCAACTCGCGCTGTTCGGCATGTACGCTGGTGGCCAGCAGCGTGAGCCCACAGACAGTGGCGCCCAGTAAGCATTTCAGAGTGTCCATGGATCAGTTCCCCAGGTTCGGCGTGAGATCGATAGTTGTTATGTTCTGTACACGGCAGAGGCCTTTAGAAGGCCGAGGGTAAGGACGAAAGGATTTGTTGTTATTTGAGTGGTGGGGTTGATTCTTGCCGACAGCCAGAACCGATCACAGAGGGAGGCAGGCCAAAAGGGGATTTATATGGCCATTGTACGTGTCCGATTCTATGTCCGGGACGCAGATTCAGGGGCTAGCGCAAGACCTGCAGGAGCTGGCTTGCCTGCGATGCTGAGGACGCGGTCTTTCAGCCGTACCGCGTAGATGCCATCGCGAGCAAGCCCGCTCCCACAGGTATTTGTGCCAGACAGTGAATGCGGCCGACGCGGTCTGTCAGGTCAAAACTCTATAGCCAACCGATTGGCCAATGCCTTGGCTTGTAGTGCAACGTCGGTCACCGCAGTGCTTTCCCACCACATGCCACGCAACGGCGGGCCCATCGCAAACAGCCTTTGTCCCGGCTCGCCGTCGGCATTCAAAACCGCTCCGCCCGCGTCGGCGGCAATGCCCAGCCCCAGGTTGCCGGGCCGTATCAACCCACGCTGCAGCAGTTGCCGGGGCAAGGCTTTATCCACCCGGCGCCAGTCGTACTCGATGCCGGTGGAGTTGATCAGCCCATCCCCTTGCACCCACACCGCTTCAGTTTGCCCACGGTAACGCAGACGAATTTGAAGGCCGGCACTGTCTACACCTTGCAGGGACGCGGCACGCACCGTCAGCCGACCTTCCTTGAGCAGCCGTTCCAGCAAGGCATTGCCCTGGGGCGGCGAACGATGGTGATGGCTTTCCCACCAGGGCCGGGCATGCCGCACAAATTGACGGCGCTGTGCATCACTGGCCTGGCTCCAAAGCCTTGGAATGTGCACCCGGACAGTGTCCAGCGGCGCCTGCCAGTCGATACCCTGCGCCTGCGCCAGCGCACATTGACGACGCAGTTCGCGTAGCAACTGCAAGGGGCTGCGCAGCTCCGGCGACAGGCTCAGAAAATCCTCCCAGGCGGGCGGCTGACGGCGCACATGGGGCAACAGGCCGTGACGCGAATACACGTCGATCGGCCCGCGATGACCCGCCTGGTCAAGGGATTCCAGGGCATCGATCATGGTCAGCCCCGAGCCGATGATCAGCACCCGGGCATCCGTCGGCAGTGCTCGCAATGCTTCGACATTCCACGGGTCCAGTGCCGCGGCGTTAAGGCCGCTGGACTCGCGCTGGGCCGTACGGGCCGCCGGGAACATGCCGGTTGCCAATACGGCCACTGCGCCCTGCCACCGGGCCCCCTCCTTGAGCGTGACCCTCACGCCGTGCTCCAGGGTTTGCAGGTCGATCACTTCATCGCGCACATGGGTCAGGCTGGAGCCATTCGCCTCGCCGATGATCAGTGCCTGCGCCAGACGCTGCTGGGCATACACACCGAACAGCCCGCGGGGCGGGAACAATTCGCTGGCCGGTAGATCCTGGGCACCCGACTCCGGCCAGCCGCCGTCATCAAGGTGGGCCTGCAACCAACGTGTCAGGTCATCGGCATCATCGGGCTCGATGCTCATGCGCGCTGCATTACCGTTCAGGGTATGCCCCAGTTCGGTGGCGCTGTAAGCCTCGCCCCGGCCCAGCTCGGGCCTGGGCTCCACCAGCACGATGCGCCGGGCGCCGGGTAAGCGCAGCAGTTGCATGGCTAACAAGGTGCCGCTCAGGCCACCGCCCACAATCAATACATCGGCCTCACGGATGGCAGGAGTTGCCTGTCCGGTTTGCGGCTCACTCATGGTTACTCACTCGTTCTTGAAGTTATTAAGCGCTGAACGCAGGATCGATCACCCATGCTGCGTTCAGCTCACCCGCTGTGTCCAGCGCCGGGCTTCAGGCCCGTTGTTTTTCCTGGGCCCGATTAAGCTCGCCCAGGTTGCGATAGCCCGCCCCCGGGTGTCCTTCAGCCAGGCGGGGACCTTCGCCAAACAACTTCTCGCGCAGGGTGCCCGGGGCGTACTCCTTCTTGTACACACCGCGCTTTTGCAGCTCAGGCACCAGCAAATCCACGGCATCGATAAAGGTCTCATGGGTCACCGCATAAGCCAGGTTGAAGCCGTCCACATCAGTCTCGGCCACCCACTCTTCGAGCAGGTCAGCCACGGTTTCAGGGCTGCCGACAAACAGCGGGCCGAAACCGCCGATGCCCACCCAGTCCGCCAGCGCATTGGGGGTCCAGAGGGTGTTCGGATCGGCCGTGGAGAAGGTTTCGACGGCGGACTGGATCGCATTGGTGTGCACGTGCTTGAGGGGCTCGTCGGGCTTGAACTGGCTGAAATCGATCCCGGTCCAGCCACTGATCAAGGCCATTGCACCTTCGTAGCTGACATAGCTTTTGTATTCTTCGAACTTGGCCTTGGCCAGTGCATCGGTCTCGCCGAGGATCACGGTCTGCAGGTTGAAAATCAGAATTTTCGAGGGGTCGCGCCCCGCCTCGGCGACACGTCGACGAATATCGGCGACGGTTTTTTTCAGCAGCACCTTGGACGGCGCGGCCACAAACACACACTCGGCCTGCTCGGCTGCGAACTGCTTGCCCCGGCTGGAGGCGCCAGCCTGATAGAGCACCGGCGTACGCTGCGGCGAGGGTTCGCACAGGTGGATGCCCGGAACCTGGAAATGTTTGCCGTCGTGGCGGATTTCATGGATTTTGCTCGGGTCACTGAACACCCGCCGTTCACGGTCACGCAGGATGGCGCCCTCTTCCCAACTGCCTTCCCACAGCTTGTAGCAAACCTCCAGATACTCCTGGGCATAGTCATAGCGGGCATCGTGCTCGGTCAGGGTTTGCTGGCCGATGTTCTTGGCACCGCTTTCAAGGTAGGAGGTGACAATGTTCCAGCCC is part of the Pseudomonas sp. ML2-2023-3 genome and harbors:
- a CDS encoding FAD/NAD(P)-binding protein, translating into MSEPQTGQATPAIREADVLIVGGGLSGTLLAMQLLRLPGARRIVLVEPRPELGRGEAYSATELGHTLNGNAARMSIEPDDADDLTRWLQAHLDDGGWPESGAQDLPASELFPPRGLFGVYAQQRLAQALIIGEANGSSLTHVRDEVIDLQTLEHGVRVTLKEGARWQGAVAVLATGMFPAARTAQRESSGLNAAALDPWNVEALRALPTDARVLIIGSGLTMIDALESLDQAGHRGPIDVYSRHGLLPHVRRQPPAWEDFLSLSPELRSPLQLLRELRRQCALAQAQGIDWQAPLDTVRVHIPRLWSQASDAQRRQFVRHARPWWESHHHRSPPQGNALLERLLKEGRLTVRAASLQGVDSAGLQIRLRYRGQTEAVWVQGDGLINSTGIEYDWRRVDKALPRQLLQRGLIRPGNLGLGIAADAGGAVLNADGEPGQRLFAMGPPLRGMWWESTAVTDVALQAKALANRLAIEF
- a CDS encoding LLM class flavin-dependent oxidoreductase; its protein translation is MSREIRLNAFDMNCVGHQSPGLWAHPRDRSWQYKDLEYWTDLARILERGKFDGLFIADVLGIYDVYRGNGDAAIRQGAQVPVNDPLQLIPPMALVTEHLGFGLTASLSFEHPYPFARRLSTLDHLTKGRAGWNIVTSYLESGAKNIGQQTLTEHDARYDYAQEYLEVCYKLWEGSWEEGAILRDRERRVFSDPSKIHEIRHDGKHFQVPGIHLCEPSPQRTPVLYQAGASSRGKQFAAEQAECVFVAAPSKVLLKKTVADIRRRVAEAGRDPSKILIFNLQTVILGETDALAKAKFEEYKSYVSYEGAMALISGWTGIDFSQFKPDEPLKHVHTNAIQSAVETFSTADPNTLWTPNALADWVGIGGFGPLFVGSPETVADLLEEWVAETDVDGFNLAYAVTHETFIDAVDLLVPELQKRGVYKKEYAPGTLREKLFGEGPRLAEGHPGAGYRNLGELNRAQEKQRA
- a CDS encoding polyamine ABC transporter substrate-binding protein, which codes for MDTLKCLLGATVCGLTLLATSVHAEQRELRVYNWADYILPSVPKDFAKQTGIKVTWDSFDTNEALEAKLLTGNSGYDLVVPSNQFLDTQIKAGVFQKLDKSKLPNWQHQDPALLKLLDTNDPGNQYAVPYMYGTVLIGFNPAKVKAALGENAPVDSWDLVFKPENMAKLKSCGVAMLDSPSEILPLALHYLGLDPNSQNPADYEKAKELMLKIRPYVTYFNSAKYMTDIANGDICVAIGYSGSFYQFGNRAKESGNGVVVDWRLPKEGAPIWFDTFAIPKSAKNVEEAHEFLNHLLEPKVIAGISDFLGYPNANKDSLALINKDITANPNLTPTSEALESLYVVQPLPQKMERVRTRVWTSIKSDK